In Salinirussus salinus, the following proteins share a genomic window:
- a CDS encoding universal stress protein: MNILEHVLLPVAHEEDALATARRLEPYDPERVTALHVVEKGGGVPDKTPVEQSEELAEESYAAVREVFPDADEHTAYGRDVAEAIFEAAEAVDASAIAYRARGGNRLMQFLSGDVSLDLVTDADRPVIALPRADASE; the protein is encoded by the coding sequence ATGAACATTCTCGAACACGTCCTGCTCCCGGTCGCACACGAGGAGGACGCGCTCGCGACGGCCCGACGGCTCGAGCCGTACGACCCGGAGCGGGTGACCGCGCTGCACGTCGTCGAGAAGGGCGGCGGCGTCCCGGACAAGACTCCGGTCGAACAGTCCGAGGAGCTGGCCGAGGAGTCCTACGCGGCGGTCCGGGAGGTCTTCCCCGACGCCGACGAACACACCGCCTACGGCCGGGACGTCGCCGAGGCGATCTTCGAGGCCGCCGAGGCGGTCGACGCGAGCGCCATCGCCTACCGCGCCCGCGGCGGCAACCGACTCATGCAGTTTCTCTCGGGCGACGTCTCCCTGGATCTGGTCACCGATGCGGACCGGCCCGTCATCGCGCTCCCGCGGGCCGACGCGAGTGAGTAG
- a CDS encoding MFS transporter has translation MRLLRARLADGPVYYGWLVVAACFLASGVVFGMTYSFGVFLDPLAATFPASTARISLVFGVQLFVLYVVAPPMGGVVEWLGPRRGLVLAAALLGGGMVAGSRAGSLPVLVLTYSVVTGAGMSVAFVVGYATPPQWFRRRRGLATGVASAGLGVGMVVIAPTAAALVGRVGWRGAFLVLGVALALALVLAALLMADDPAGVDAAVDTEFPDGRPEATGGWREQLRGVRAVAGNRAFLLLFAGYVLLYGTLYVLLNHLVNYAAGQGIRETGVLALSVLGGTTALTRLAVGGVGDRLGRLAVFVACGAAMALAVLVLPLAHTSLLVLAVAVFFGVGYGGTGALLSSVPADLFGERNLNALFGLVSLSFAVPGLLGPFVAGVGVDRLGSYTPVFVATGAVGLAGIALVAVAARLQGEL, from the coding sequence ATGAGGCTGCTCCGGGCCCGGCTCGCCGACGGGCCGGTGTACTACGGCTGGCTCGTCGTCGCGGCCTGCTTTCTGGCAAGCGGCGTCGTCTTCGGGATGACCTACTCCTTCGGTGTCTTCCTCGACCCGCTCGCGGCGACGTTCCCGGCCTCGACGGCCCGGATTTCGCTGGTCTTCGGGGTGCAGCTGTTCGTCCTCTACGTGGTCGCCCCGCCGATGGGCGGGGTGGTGGAGTGGCTCGGGCCCCGGCGGGGGCTCGTGCTCGCGGCCGCGCTGCTGGGCGGGGGGATGGTCGCGGGGAGCCGGGCCGGCAGCCTCCCCGTGCTCGTCCTGACCTACAGCGTCGTGACCGGGGCCGGGATGAGCGTCGCCTTCGTCGTCGGCTACGCCACGCCGCCGCAGTGGTTCCGGCGCCGGCGCGGCCTGGCGACCGGCGTCGCGAGCGCCGGCCTCGGGGTCGGGATGGTCGTCATCGCCCCGACCGCCGCCGCGCTCGTCGGCCGGGTCGGCTGGCGAGGGGCGTTTCTCGTGCTGGGAGTCGCCCTCGCGCTCGCGCTGGTGCTGGCGGCGCTGCTGATGGCCGACGACCCCGCAGGCGTCGACGCCGCGGTCGACACCGAGTTCCCGGACGGGCGACCGGAGGCGACTGGCGGCTGGCGCGAGCAGCTGCGCGGGGTCCGCGCGGTCGCCGGGAACCGCGCCTTCCTCCTCCTCTTTGCCGGCTACGTGCTGCTGTACGGGACGCTGTACGTCCTGCTCAACCACCTCGTCAACTACGCCGCCGGGCAGGGCATCCGGGAGACGGGCGTGCTCGCGCTGAGCGTGCTGGGCGGGACGACTGCGCTCACCCGCCTGGCCGTCGGCGGGGTCGGCGACCGCCTGGGTCGGCTGGCCGTCTTCGTCGCCTGCGGGGCCGCGATGGCGCTGGCGGTGCTCGTCCTCCCGCTCGCGCACACCTCGCTGCTGGTGCTCGCCGTCGCCGTCTTCTTCGGCGTCGGCTACGGCGGCACCGGCGCACTGCTGTCTTCCGTTCCCGCGGACCTGTTCGGCGAGCGAAACCTCAACGCCCTGTTCGGGCTCGTCTCGCTGTCCTTCGCGGTCCCCGGGCTGCTCGGCCCCTTTGTGGCCGGCGTCGGGGTCGACCGGCTGGGCAGCTACACGCCGGTCTTCGTCGCGACGGGCGCGGTCGGGCTCGCCGGTATCGCGCTCGTCGCGGTCGCCGCGCGGCTCCAGGGGGAGCTGTGA
- a CDS encoding DUF4349 domain-containing protein, with protein MDRTRGLATVALVALVVLAGCGSLGGGGGAANAGDGGGGGADGADGPAGGDAGAEAGGGDAVAGQAQVDRAVIRTGTVELRVGDFEAARSAVADRARSLGGYVSESGSTRNTRDNRSWTTGYVVVRVPAERFSDALADARERGTVLSEGTETEDVTDQLVDLEARLTNLRERRDRLRSFYDRANSTEELLRVEERLSSVQSEIERLEAERRALENRVAFSTLRVELREPEPGADAEDDAGSSPVSAFLGSVGALGDLLYGAVLLAARLGPFVLFGGAVLAAGLVARRAVGGRPPWRTDDPAAGGSGPPRDGDPGDERDPSEGEGAPADEETGE; from the coding sequence ATGGACCGGACACGCGGGCTCGCGACCGTCGCGCTCGTCGCCCTGGTGGTGCTGGCGGGCTGTGGGTCGCTCGGGGGCGGCGGCGGGGCCGCCAACGCCGGCGACGGCGGTGGCGGCGGTGCCGACGGGGCGGACGGGCCGGCCGGCGGTGACGCTGGCGCCGAGGCCGGCGGTGGGGACGCGGTCGCCGGCCAGGCACAGGTCGACAGGGCGGTCATCAGGACCGGGACCGTCGAACTCCGGGTCGGGGACTTCGAGGCCGCGCGCTCGGCCGTCGCGGACCGGGCACGGAGTCTGGGCGGCTACGTCAGCGAGTCGGGCTCGACCCGGAACACCCGGGACAACCGCTCGTGGACGACCGGCTACGTCGTCGTCCGGGTGCCCGCCGAGCGCTTCTCCGACGCGCTCGCCGACGCCAGGGAGCGCGGGACCGTGCTGAGCGAGGGGACCGAAACCGAGGACGTCACCGACCAGCTCGTCGACCTGGAGGCGCGGCTGACGAACCTGCGGGAGCGCCGGGACAGGCTGCGCTCCTTCTACGACCGGGCGAACTCGACGGAGGAACTCCTGCGCGTCGAGGAGCGGCTCTCGTCGGTCCAGTCCGAGATCGAGCGGCTGGAGGCAGAGCGACGCGCACTCGAGAACCGCGTCGCGTTCTCGACGCTCCGGGTGGAGCTGCGCGAGCCAGAACCCGGAGCGGACGCTGAGGACGACGCCGGGAGTTCGCCCGTCTCGGCGTTCCTGGGCTCGGTGGGGGCGCTCGGTGACCTGCTGTACGGGGCCGTGCTTCTGGCCGCTCGCCTCGGCCCGTTCGTGCTCTTCGGGGGCGCCGTCCTCGCCGCCGGCCTCGTCGCGCGGCGGGCGGTCGGCGGGCGTCCTCCCTGGCGCACCGACGACCCCGCTGCAGGCGGGTCCGGACCCCCCCGGGACGGCGACCCTGGCGACGAGCGCGACCCGTCAGAGGGCGAGGGCGCGCCTGCGGACGAGGAGACCGGGGAGTGA
- a CDS encoding ArsR family transcriptional regulator, which yields MDDIFDALSSPYRRQLLLSLLRHNPQDDDDRDPLNVVSEDIEPEVLELDIVHNHLPKLEEMGFIEWDREANKISKGPNWGDIAPLLVLIENHRDEFPDDWP from the coding sequence GTGGACGACATTTTCGATGCGCTCTCCAGTCCCTACCGGCGCCAGTTGCTTCTCTCACTGTTGAGACACAACCCCCAGGACGACGACGACCGGGACCCGCTGAACGTGGTTTCGGAGGATATCGAGCCGGAGGTGCTCGAGCTCGACATCGTCCACAACCACCTGCCGAAGCTCGAGGAGATGGGGTTCATCGAGTGGGACCGGGAGGCGAACAAGATAAGCAAGGGTCCGAACTGGGGGGACATCGCGCCGCTGCTGGTCCTGATCGAGAACCACCGGGACGAATTCCCCGACGACTGGCCCTGA